The following is a genomic window from Candidatus Nealsonbacteria bacterium.
AGACCTATGTTATTGGTAAAGTTGAAGTTCCCAATAAAAATGGAAATAATTTTCCTCATTTATATCTTGGCCTTGATGGTTGGATGGTCGCTTATTATTTAAGAGGAGAAGAAGCCAGTAAAATAATGCAGTGGAATGGTTATACCCCGGGCACTATTCATACCACCACTCTCAAAGATGCAATTGATATTATTTCTGCCAAAATAGGAGTAACTTATTCCGAGCCGGTAAAGTATTATCATTTTCAATTTCCCGATGCCAATAAAATAACCATTATTGTAGACACCCTTCGTCCCCCATCCTGTTCCAATAATTTTTCATTTGTTGTTCCGGGCGAGCTTTTTGAAGCGTCTTATTCTGTTTATATTGATGACATTAATGTTAGTTTTGGCTTAGTAGTGAATAACAAACTTGTTTTTGGTGGACTCGTTTGGCGGGACTCACTTTGGTCTCATCCTTATGGCTATTATGAAAATTTAGAAAGCAATACGCCGCATTTTATTACTTTTTCTCAGGGACGCCCCTTTGTTCAGATTCCTTGCGCCGAGACCAGTTTGGCTACAGTTTTAATTTATAAAAATTAAAAAACAATAATGTAACGAAGCAAGGCCTCGTTACATTTATAACCTAGCAATCGAATAATATAACAATGTAACGAGGCAAGGCCTCGTTACATTTAACTTTTTCCCGAAAAAAGAACCTCTTAGATATAAAATGCGGGAATTGGCTGATGAGATTTTAGCCCAATGTCGCCCAATGTTCAAATGGAACCCCGAACAAAAGATTGACAGAGGCCCGTCCTCTGTCAAAATAACAGAGGCCCGTCCTCGGGAGATTTTAGCGTCCTCGGGAGATTTTAGATGAATGGGGGCTTTGGATAGTTTTTTGAGGTAGCAAAAAATAGAGAGTGCAGAGGTCAAACCCCTGCAAAGTTCGCGGCAGATTTTAGAGTTTTTAAAAGAAAAGGGCCGGGCCCAGGTCTGGCAGGTGAAGCAGGTTTTTCCAGAAGTTTCCAAAAGAACCTTGAGAAGAGATTTTGAGAATTTATTAAAGCAGGGTATAATTGAGAGAATAGGAGAGAAAAATGACACTTTTTATCAACTAAAAAGGAGCTTAGCTCCTTTAGAACTAAAAAGGAGCTTAGCTCCTTTAGAAGTAGGACATACCTATTATATGGCGAATTTACGTAAAATTTTTAGTAAAATTTACGACCAATGGATTAAAAAAATATACCGCTTTATTTTTTTAAAAGTTAATTCTCAAGAGGTGGCTGAAGACCTGACTTCCGAAACATTTTTGCGGGGCTGGCAGGCCTTTAAGGAAAAAAGTGAGGAGATTGAAAATCCTTCTGCTTTTTTATATCAAATCGCTCGCAATTTGGTGATTGACCATTATCGGGAAAAGGGAAAAAACAAGATTGTTTCAGTTGAATTTTTAACAATTACTGACCCAAACCCTGGACCGGAAGAAAAAATGGCTTTGAGTTCTGAAATAGAAAAAATCAGGCAAGCGATGAGCGGCCTCAAACCCAATTATCAAAATATCATTATCTGGCATTATTTAGACGACCTTTCAATACCCGAAATAGCCAAGATTTTAGATAAAAGCGAGGGAGCAGTTAGAGTGCTTCTTCATCGCGGTCTTCGGACTTTGCGAACAAAAATGAACAATGACGGTAAGTAGTGTCGGGTACTGATTAATGAATTCTGGTGTAATAAATTGGGGAGAAATTCGTCATATATTATGATGACTGAAAAAGAACTCATTGTTAAACTTCGCCAACTTCGGCAAATTGAACCCAGAAAGGACTGGGTTGTTTTGACCAAAGGTCAGATTTTAGGCGAGGAAACTTACAGAGGACGGGCCTCTGTTATCTCTATTGGTTTTTATTTATTGGGTCGGCTTTATCAAAGGCCGGCTCTTGTTTTTTTGAGCGCTT
Proteins encoded in this region:
- a CDS encoding RNA polymerase sigma factor, translated to MKQVFPEVSKRTLRRDFENLLKQGIIERIGEKNDTFYQLKRSLAPLELKRSLAPLEVGHTYYMANLRKIFSKIYDQWIKKIYRFIFLKVNSQEVAEDLTSETFLRGWQAFKEKSEEIENPSAFLYQIARNLVIDHYREKGKNKIVSVEFLTITDPNPGPEEKMALSSEIEKIRQAMSGLKPNYQNIIIWHYLDDLSIPEIAKILDKSEGAVRVLLHRGLRTLRTKMNNDGK